The following proteins are encoded in a genomic region of Planococcus lenghuensis:
- a CDS encoding O-acetyl-ADP-ribose deacetylase: MQIEINGNALKLITGDITKQETEAIVNAANGTLLGGGGVDGAIHRAAGPELLAECRQIRQEQLNGEKLPTGKAVITKGYRLPASFVIHTVGPVWSGKEGKDKLLADCYRNSLQLAAAHGIHSISFPSISTGIYRFPIDRAATVALSTIVEFLDSREFGEVVMTLFSQSDYEVYEAALKKLMD, from the coding sequence ATGCAAATAGAGATAAACGGCAATGCATTGAAATTGATAACCGGCGATATTACGAAACAGGAAACCGAAGCGATTGTCAACGCCGCAAATGGCACCCTGCTCGGTGGCGGTGGAGTTGATGGTGCCATCCACCGGGCGGCAGGGCCGGAACTGCTCGCGGAATGCCGGCAAATCCGGCAGGAACAGCTGAACGGAGAGAAGCTGCCGACCGGGAAAGCGGTCATCACAAAAGGGTACAGGCTGCCGGCAAGCTTCGTGATTCATACGGTCGGTCCGGTGTGGAGCGGCAAAGAAGGGAAGGATAAGCTGCTTGCAGACTGCTACCGCAATTCGTTGCAGCTTGCGGCGGCGCATGGAATCCACAGCATTTCCTTCCCCTCAATTTCAACCGGGATTTACCGGTTTCCCATTGACCGGGCAGCGACTGTGGCGCTCTCAACGATCGTTGAATTTCTGGATAGCCGGGAATTCGGCGAAGTGGTGATGACCCTGTTTTCTCAAAGTGATTATGAGGTGTATGAGGCTGCGCTGAAAAAGCTTATGGACTGA
- a CDS encoding LysE family translocator, which translates to MDLTSVISFLGAAVLLTLMPGPDNLFVLAQSIAQDKKAGIATALGLCSGLIAHITAAAIGISAIVYQSAVAFAIVKYAGAAYLLYLACQSFRAGGGSFDLKARRALDYPSLYKRGVIMNLLNPKVSLFFLALFPQFIDYSAGSISLQMIGYGFLFIIQALVIFSLISVFAGEIGRFLNRSPAMSRKLNVLQGALFTLIGISIAFGEK; encoded by the coding sequence ATGGATCTGACATCGGTCATCTCATTCCTCGGAGCGGCGGTACTATTGACGCTTATGCCTGGACCCGATAATCTGTTCGTGCTGGCCCAGAGCATTGCGCAGGATAAAAAGGCGGGCATTGCGACGGCACTCGGGTTATGCAGTGGGCTTATTGCCCACATCACAGCGGCAGCCATCGGAATTTCCGCCATCGTCTATCAGTCGGCGGTTGCTTTTGCGATCGTGAAGTATGCAGGCGCCGCTTATTTGCTGTATCTTGCCTGTCAATCGTTCCGGGCGGGAGGCGGCAGCTTTGATCTAAAGGCCAGACGTGCGCTTGACTATCCGTCGCTGTATAAGCGGGGCGTCATCATGAACTTGCTGAATCCGAAAGTCTCGCTGTTTTTCCTGGCGCTTTTCCCGCAGTTCATCGATTACAGTGCAGGCAGCATCAGCCTGCAGATGATCGGCTATGGTTTTCTCTTCATTATCCAGGCACTTGTCATCTTTTCGCTGATCAGCGTTTTTGCAGGTGAAATCGGGCGGTTCTTGAACCGCAGTCCAGCGATGTCCAGAAAATTGAACGTCTTACAGGGAGCGCTTTTCACCTTGATCGGCATCAGCATTGCGTTCGGTGAAAAATGA
- a CDS encoding SDR family NAD(P)-dependent oxidoreductase, which translates to MAETKSRDGLTVVIAGASSGIGRGVTEQLIKEGASVIFAARRTEVIEDMAAELGPNATAVTADVSKEEDVERLYRTAMDKFGKIDVWINNAAIGLIGPYTEVPAEDMRRVVEINVFGMVIGSHFALRQFKEQGYGTLINTGSIASRIPFPYYMPYSATKFAVTGLTEALHEEIALEGYGDIHVCTLHPWATDTPWFIHTGNYTGHRAQLKPMDGPEVVVEVLIGLIDKPQKSVDVETKVSGTVLSHKFLPKSTETLNAKYVQKLIQQAPPAGPTSGALHEPMAEGTGVSGGIREQMKEQDE; encoded by the coding sequence ATGGCAGAGACAAAATCGCGCGACGGGCTGACCGTCGTCATCGCCGGGGCCTCGAGCGGCATCGGACGGGGCGTGACAGAACAGCTGATAAAAGAAGGGGCCAGCGTAATATTCGCAGCCCGCCGGACGGAAGTGATTGAAGACATGGCGGCCGAATTGGGTCCGAATGCAACAGCTGTGACAGCGGATGTCAGTAAGGAAGAAGATGTGGAGCGGCTGTACCGGACGGCGATGGACAAATTCGGCAAGATCGATGTGTGGATCAACAACGCGGCGATCGGACTGATCGGGCCTTACACGGAAGTGCCGGCAGAAGATATGCGGCGGGTCGTCGAAATCAACGTCTTCGGCATGGTGATCGGCAGCCATTTCGCCTTGCGCCAGTTCAAGGAACAGGGGTACGGGACGCTGATCAATACCGGATCGATCGCCAGCCGGATTCCGTTTCCGTACTATATGCCATACAGCGCGACGAAATTTGCAGTGACCGGACTGACAGAAGCGCTGCATGAGGAAATTGCGCTTGAAGGCTATGGCGATATCCATGTATGCACGCTGCATCCTTGGGCGACGGACACTCCCTGGTTCATCCATACCGGCAATTACACCGGCCACCGGGCACAGCTGAAACCGATGGACGGACCGGAAGTCGTGGTCGAGGTTCTGATTGGACTCATCGATAAGCCGCAGAAAAGCGTCGATGTGGAAACGAAAGTGTCAGGTACGGTCCTTTCACATAAATTCCTGCCGAAATCGACGGAAACTCTCAATGCCAAATATGTGCAGAAACTCATCCAGCAGGCACCGCCTGCCGGTCCGACGTCGGGGGCATTGCATGAACCGATGGCGGAAGGAACCGGCGTTTCAGGCGGGATCCGCGAACAAATGAAGGAACAAGATGAATGA
- a CDS encoding SDR family NAD(P)-dependent oxidoreductase gives MSNRRSREGLTVVITGASSGFGKGIALRLAEEGANVVLAARRTYLIEGMAQEIGPNAIAVTTDVSKEEDMSRLTETALSAFGRLDVWINNAGLGALGSFTEIPLRDQLRMVETNLFGMMIGSRCALRHFKETRHGTLINMSSFISKVPMPFGAVYSATKRGIAGLTAGLHQEMEAEGYDDIHISSVHPWVTDTPWTTHAGNYTGHQIDVWPMDDPEIVIDTVIGLIGEPAESVEVGIKSKAVVAGHNVVPGFTDRMTGLILWELLQAAPPAENTAGSLHEAIPEGVDVSGGNRDRRRKEDAGKKDD, from the coding sequence GTGTCAAACAGGAGATCCAGAGAAGGGCTGACGGTGGTCATCACCGGCGCATCGAGCGGATTCGGAAAAGGGATTGCTCTGCGGCTGGCGGAAGAAGGCGCGAATGTCGTACTGGCAGCGCGCAGAACGTATTTGATCGAGGGGATGGCGCAGGAAATCGGTCCGAACGCTATTGCAGTAACGACGGATGTCAGCAAGGAAGAAGACATGAGCCGATTAACTGAAACAGCGCTGTCCGCGTTTGGCCGGCTGGATGTGTGGATCAATAATGCGGGGCTCGGAGCACTTGGCTCATTCACTGAAATCCCGCTGCGTGATCAACTCCGCATGGTGGAGACGAATTTGTTCGGCATGATGATCGGCAGCCGCTGTGCGCTTCGCCACTTTAAGGAGACCCGGCACGGCACGCTCATCAATATGTCTTCATTCATTAGCAAAGTGCCGATGCCGTTCGGTGCCGTCTATAGCGCGACGAAACGCGGAATTGCAGGACTGACAGCCGGGCTTCATCAGGAAATGGAAGCGGAAGGCTATGATGATATTCATATCAGTTCGGTACACCCGTGGGTCACAGATACGCCGTGGACAACGCATGCCGGCAATTACACCGGCCATCAGATCGATGTGTGGCCAATGGATGATCCGGAAATCGTCATTGATACGGTGATCGGCCTGATCGGTGAACCGGCGGAAAGCGTGGAAGTCGGCATCAAATCGAAAGCCGTGGTGGCAGGCCACAATGTGGTGCCGGGATTCACCGACAGGATGACCGGCCTGATTCTGTGGGAATTGCTTCAGGCGGCACCGCCCGCAGAAAATACAGCGGGCAGCCTTCACGAAGCGATTCCGGAAGGTGTGGACGTTTCCGGCGGCAACCGGGACAGGAGACGGAAAGAAGATGCAGGGAAGAAGGATGACTAG
- a CDS encoding SDR family NAD(P)-dependent oxidoreductase: MEEQGIREGLTVVITGVSSGIGRGTAERLAAQGANVTLAARRTDVISKLANRLGTNAIAVTTDVSREEDMENLFNETMKAFGKIDVWINNAGTGVFGSFTEAPLRDHLRTIETNLLGEMYGSRLALRQFKEQGHGTLINIASFSSKVTTPFAAAYTGSKQAIAGLTAGLYQEMALEDWKDIHVCMVHPWVTDTPWTVHAGNYTGHEISLKPMDDPETVIDAIIGLIDDPEESVEIGVKVKGAATGGDLLANLTSKLTGKSMLQMEEGAPPAPHTSGNLHEPVAEGTGVSGGNRERMEREQREE; the protein is encoded by the coding sequence ATGGAAGAACAGGGTATTCGGGAAGGGCTAACGGTCGTCATCACCGGCGTATCAAGCGGAATCGGCAGAGGCACTGCGGAACGGCTGGCGGCACAGGGAGCGAACGTTACTCTCGCTGCCCGCCGGACGGATGTGATTTCGAAACTGGCTAACCGGCTTGGGACGAATGCCATTGCCGTGACGACAGACGTCAGCAGAGAAGAAGACATGGAAAACTTATTCAACGAGACAATGAAAGCTTTTGGAAAGATTGATGTGTGGATCAATAATGCCGGAACGGGCGTATTCGGTTCGTTTACGGAAGCGCCGCTGCGCGACCATCTCCGCACGATCGAGACAAATTTGCTCGGTGAAATGTACGGCAGCCGGCTGGCCCTGCGGCAATTCAAAGAACAAGGGCATGGCACGTTGATCAATATTGCTTCTTTTTCCAGCAAAGTGACGACGCCGTTCGCTGCCGCCTATACCGGATCAAAGCAGGCCATTGCAGGACTGACGGCTGGACTGTATCAGGAAATGGCGTTGGAGGACTGGAAGGACATCCACGTCTGCATGGTCCATCCGTGGGTGACCGACACGCCGTGGACGGTGCATGCCGGAAATTATACCGGCCATGAAATCAGCCTGAAGCCGATGGATGATCCGGAGACAGTGATCGATGCCATTATCGGTCTGATCGACGATCCGGAAGAAAGCGTGGAAATCGGGGTAAAAGTGAAAGGGGCGGCTACAGGCGGAGACCTGCTGGCGAACCTGACATCGAAACTCACCGGAAAAAGCATGCTGCAGATGGAAGAAGGCGCACCGCCGGCACCACATACATCCGGCAATCTCCATGAACCGGTTGCAGAAGGGACGGGTGTCTCCGGCGGCAACCGGGAGCGGATGGAACGGGAGCAGCGGGAAGAATAG